The following proteins are encoded in a genomic region of Oscillospiraceae bacterium:
- a CDS encoding GDSL-type esterase/lipase family protein, giving the protein MNGVIEKFCAQTAEKRMENPLKIAFLGDSVTEGCFETREENGQFKNIKDPENVYHAQLKRMLETVFPKCPFAFINAGIGGDNTAGGLSRVQKDVIDHKPDIAVVCYGLNDVHGGMVALDSYKKTLLLLLERLKSAGIKTIFMTPNMMCVSIWPEFPAGEMCPKAAAACCRLQTEGVMDLYMNSAKQICRENDIEVCDCYTDWKKLYENGADITSLLANHINHPTRELHTLFAARLFETLVL; this is encoded by the coding sequence ATGAACGGCGTGATTGAAAAATTCTGCGCACAGACAGCGGAAAAACGAATGGAAAACCCGCTCAAAATCGCATTTTTAGGCGACAGCGTAACCGAGGGTTGTTTTGAGACGCGGGAAGAAAACGGGCAGTTTAAAAATATCAAGGATCCGGAAAACGTCTATCACGCACAGCTGAAACGCATGCTTGAGACCGTGTTTCCGAAATGTCCTTTCGCATTTATCAATGCGGGGATCGGCGGGGACAACACCGCCGGAGGTCTTTCACGGGTACAAAAAGACGTGATTGATCATAAACCCGACATCGCGGTGGTCTGTTACGGGCTCAACGATGTGCACGGCGGAATGGTGGCATTGGACAGTTATAAAAAAACGTTACTGCTGTTATTGGAGCGTTTGAAATCCGCCGGCATTAAAACGATTTTTATGACGCCGAACATGATGTGCGTCTCGATTTGGCCGGAGTTTCCTGCAGGCGAGATGTGTCCGAAAGCGGCAGCCGCCTGCTGCCGTTTGCAAACCGAGGGCGTGATGGATTTATATATGAACAGCGCAAAACAGATCTGCCGAGAAAACGACATTGAAGTCTGCGATTGTTATACTGATTGGAAAAAACTCTATGAAAACGGCGCGGATATCACTTCCCTGCTTGCCAATCACATCAATCATCCCACAAGGGAACTGCATACGCTTTTTGCCGCACGATTGTTTGAAACGCTGGTTTTATAA
- a CDS encoding DUF5131 family protein, translated as MAWEPWTGCYPASEGCKYCYYYGLHSKRYGQNTIVKTDDFYKPIETVYMPRKKITKQKIESGKNVYTCFTTDFFLPEADEWRAEAWNIIKQRPDLTFLFLTKRIERFTVSLPGDWGDGYENVRIGCTVENQRTADIRLPLYISYPIRHRFIVCSPLLEELNLSAYLHGVESVNASGEAGINARECDFNWVAGLSEQCKTAGIPFSFASTGTYFRKDGVLQKVNPYMQRKIARESGLNTSAEEEPIIE; from the coding sequence ATGGCATGGGAACCGTGGACAGGATGTTATCCGGCCAGTGAGGGCTGCAAGTACTGTTATTATTACGGGCTGCATTCCAAACGATACGGGCAAAATACAATTGTTAAAACAGACGACTTTTATAAACCGATTGAAACCGTCTATATGCCGCGTAAAAAGATCACAAAGCAGAAAATCGAAAGCGGCAAAAATGTCTATACCTGTTTTACAACGGATTTCTTTTTGCCCGAAGCGGACGAATGGCGCGCAGAAGCGTGGAACATCATCAAACAGCGCCCTGATTTGACCTTTTTGTTTTTGACCAAACGCATTGAACGATTCACGGTCTCGCTGCCCGGAGACTGGGGCGACGGATATGAAAATGTTCGAATCGGCTGTACGGTCGAAAACCAGCGAACCGCCGACATTCGCTTGCCGCTCTATATTTCATACCCCATCCGGCATCGGTTTATCGTCTGCTCTCCATTGTTGGAGGAATTAAATTTAAGCGCTTATCTGCACGGGGTCGAAAGTGTCAACGCAAGCGGAGAAGCCGGTATCAACGCCCGCGAGTGCGATTTTAATTGGGTTGCCGGTTTGAGTGAGCAGTGCAAAACCGCCGGCATCCCGTTTTCTTTTGCAAGCACCGGTACATATTTTCGCAAAGACGGCGTTTTGCAGAAAGTAAACCCCTATATGCAGCGTAAAATTGCCCGGGAGTCAGGGCTGAATACTTCTGCCGAAGAGGAACCCATCATTGAATAA
- a CDS encoding YdcF family protein, whose product MKKTSKRLSISFGILWTLFSLLPYFVYGLINIGVWFPTLIGIFFILLPVLAPAAKKLLKKAYKPIKIIFWSVFCTGAAYLVVMIAVVAVGSYVPVSANPDAVIVMGGGIEGDRPKLMLQYRLDAAYDFLTEHPDVVCVVSGGEDSGSDRTEADVMKQYLVEKGIIPERIFEEDKSTDSHENLLFSAKILEEAGIGNNVVVVTDRFHQYRSSLYATNADLVSTPYCSKSPYILQQSYWIREAFAMVKYFMITG is encoded by the coding sequence ATGAAAAAAACTTCAAAGAGACTTTCAATATCCTTCGGCATTTTATGGACCCTGTTTTCACTGCTGCCGTATTTTGTATACGGGTTGATCAACATCGGCGTCTGGTTTCCGACGCTTATCGGGATCTTCTTTATTCTGCTTCCGGTTCTTGCGCCGGCTGCGAAAAAACTGCTGAAAAAAGCCTACAAGCCGATAAAAATAATATTCTGGTCGGTGTTCTGTACCGGAGCGGCCTATCTGGTTGTAATGATTGCAGTCGTCGCTGTCGGTTCCTATGTTCCCGTATCCGCGAATCCCGATGCGGTAATCGTTATGGGCGGGGGCATTGAGGGCGACCGGCCCAAACTGATGTTGCAATATCGGCTCGATGCGGCTTATGACTTTTTAACCGAACACCCGGATGTCGTCTGTGTGGTCAGCGGCGGCGAAGACAGCGGCAGCGACCGGACCGAAGCCGATGTGATGAAACAATACCTCGTCGAAAAAGGGATCATACCCGAACGGATTTTCGAGGAGGACAAGTCGACCGACAGCCACGAAAACCTCCTTTTCAGCGCGAAAATTTTAGAGGAAGCCGGAATCGGAAACAATGTGGTGGTTGTCACGGATCGCTTTCATCAATACCGCAGTTCGTTGTATGCCACGAATGCCGACCTTGTCAGCACGCCCTATTGTTCGAAGAGCCCGTATATTTTACAGCAGTCTTATTGGATACGCGAGGCATTTGCAATGGTCAAGTATTTTATGATTACAGGTTAA